From Lasioglossum baleicum chromosome 16, iyLasBale1, whole genome shotgun sequence:
tctgtaaacctagtgttaagaaaAGTTTGGTGTACTTACGTGAGATATAAAAATTCCAGGTTCCTTCGCACCGAATGGCGTGCAAGAGTGATCCGTACCCCCAATGATACTGAATCCTAGAGATCCTTCTTTGACAAGGACTACATCCTGAATAATTAAAGTTTCGGTACATGAATTACTTGAACGGATCCGTTCGACGGTGGAATACATATTCTGAATGTTTTAAACGAAGTGTGACAAGTAAAGACGTGACGAGTAGAATGGATTAGTTTGAAGAACATTATAGAATTGTAGAATGAATGGAgacagatagagaaagagagaaaaaaggattgtaataatatatataattttgtaaactGTATTTACATGCGCGATTGGTTCAGCCTGTGAAAAGGTAGAAGAGAAGAATATTCTTGGTTTATACTACTTACCTATTTCCATGCCAGAGGATAAGCAACCAGTGTCAAACAAACACAACAACCCATGTAACAACCAAATTGTTCAACAAATCTTTTCAACACATCGAAATGATACCAATCGATTCAGCATGCAGTAAGTATTAAATCAATGAAAAATCATTTTCGTAACGATATTCGATGTTTCTCGACCGAGCTTCTcggtcgattaaaattttaataagacGTTCCACCGGATGGATCTTATTTCACACTTCTGACCAGATCATGAAAGTATAATTTTCTTGCTTCATGCATGCAATAAAAAATGCACACCGCATTACCACCAACGTTTTCAATTATCCGGGACAGGCAACGAGATGTTCTTCGGAGGGATTACTGTCGTCGTGACTGAGTTTCGAACATGACAACGACATTTATATCGTGTTTATCATCCAAGCATGGAAATAAGTTATATCGAACTGCACATGTTAGTATGGAAATTTGACTCGAAGATGTGCTTGACTCTCCCATATCAAAGACAAAAGAGAATAAACTCTGACAAGTATCTCGAACAATCTTTCAGCGAGAATCATCGGAAAATGTCTCTGCGAATGTATCTGTGAATTTATTCGATCGAAAAGagagaaatcataaaaaaaaatccccccAACAAAAATAGTAAGAAAGAAGAATGTCATGCGTCTAACTACCAGGCACATACCTCGATGATCACCGGTTGTACCAACTGGTTGTCGGTCACTCTAGTCACGACGGTCTCGGTGAGAGTGCTCTTTGTGATGGTCTCAGTAACTTTACCAAGTGTGGTGGGAGCCGGAGGGAAGTTAACGTCTCCGGGTAAATTATCAGGCTGCTTTATCGTCACCGTCACGATAGGGCCTTGATGGAAATCTGGCGATGGCGAGGATGTGGGGGGACGTAGGAAATGAGCGGGAATCATAGCCTGAAATTCTTCGTTGGTGATTGGCTTCGGTACCTGTATGTCCTCCTGGGGCGAGGTCGATCTAGGCTCTGTGGTGGGCGTGGGCGTGGTGCTCGCGGTCGTGCTCATGGTAATCGTCGGCTGTGAAATGCTATGTCTCGGGGCGGGTTGCGGATGAGGTTGACTATTTGTCGGACTTGGCGATATCGAGGAGGCGTGCTTAATATTCCCGGACTCTGTGACGCCGTTCATTTTCGGCACATCGGCGTTCTCGATTTTCATAGGCGGTGGCGTTTTCGCTGTCGGACTCGGCGACAAAGCTCTGTCGGCGTCGATCGAACGCCGTATTGTGTAACCTGGTCTATTCGCTATATAACTATTGGCATTGTACAACCCGGTGTACGGTTTCGGCGCACCAATCACGCGCGGCGATTTCTCCGAAGGTGTTACCACTATCGACGCGTTCGCCTGCGAAACTGGTATTTCACGCTCTACCACCAGACGAACGAATCTCTCCAAACCCGTCAACAAAGCCACCGCCTGCTCGTGCTTCGCACCTTTCATCTCCACTCCGTTTATCTGAAAGAGAGAACGAGGCTTCGTGAGACACGAGGAACTGAcaaaatcgatcgatcgatcccgcgAATTAAACAGAGAGTCCACTCACAGATATCACTTTATCTCCAACCATCAGTTTACCATCCTTCTGCGCTACACCTCCGTCGGTTATTCTTGAGATGTATATCGCCTGAAAATTGTACGAGCGTTTTAGAAAGCGAATACAGGAAAATATATGTACTACCCCTGGCAATGAGTCTGATAACAAACTTCCAAACTTATTGCCAGTAGGGATGTGATCAAGTACCTcggaaacaggttcgaacttcgaACAACGAAGTACTTACTTCTAAATATCGTTTCGAAACTTGTtaatactcattccgaggttcgatatcagtttgtataaactgAATACATTTCAAAtacaatcattgaaacattattgcttttaaatagtaatagaaacccatgaaatgaagcttggttattgaaattgactcagaTTCGTGGAACTTGATCCCATGCTTAATTGTCAGTACAAATAACAATGAATCGTCTTACATCGCTATTATCCTTCAACGGTGGGGAACCTTCTCCTCCAGCGATACTAAATCCAAGTCCATTTTGGTCCCGAATTAAGGTTGTATGAACAAGAACCGACACCATTGGTTCGCTACTTGCTTTGACCGTGGATATGGGTTCCGGAATTTTCTTGGACTGATGAAAAGAACGAATGGAGTTCAAATAAATATCTGTTTTAACGATCACACATTTCTGAACGCGTTGGCCAAAGTGTTGCGCATACCTTAATTCCATCGTGGGGTAAAGAAGCGTCGCCATTTTCTAAATTATGCGGTAAACCGGTGGATGAAACGTGGGAGGTCGCGCTTGGAGCTCTACTTGTGCTCAGACTAGAGCACACCGAGTCTTTCCTCGACGATGTCTGCGGAATCATGATAGAGACAGAGCGTTAAATATACAACGAATGATGTACATTCGTAAATATAGTACCTGTTCGTACGGCGGTACTATCCTCGTCACTTCTCTCTGAACTACTAGTACAAGAACATTTCCGCATGCTTTTAGAACTTCTACAGCGTCATAGTGGCCTACGTTCACTACTGAAACTCCATTTACAGATAACACTTTATCGTCTACTTCCAAACCTGCTAAATCTGCGGGTCCACCTGAAAAAGTTGAACATATTCCTGTTAGAATAGCAATTGAAATCGACGACTTCTCGGTGAACCTGGAGAACagctatctactcttccgttatcaacaactttttcttttctatgATAGCGACACAATTAAAAGTACAAAcataaaattcctcgaaatcggtAGATAGCTGTTCCGCAAATTCACTCGCATTTTATCCGGGCTTTGCGGGCCGAACGGATTTACCTTCGGTAACTCTGGAAATAAAAATGCCTTCGTCGTCACCCTTGAAAGGGGTTGAACCGATACCACCGGCTATTGACAATCCAAGACCGCCAGTTGTTCTCTCTATATGAATCTCATATTGTTCTTCCCGGACTTCTATCGTTGGCTCAGCGTCAGATGTCGCACCTGTACAAAGATTAAATTTATCTCGCTATCCCGACCATACCACACGCGTAATTAATAAGTGTCAATCTCGCGTTATCGATTGAACCGTAACTTTTCTTCTTCCGTATGTAACATTTGTATCTTCGgggcatatttttattttcgaaaattcctaTCAACGTAAACAGTGTCGCCTATCGCCGAGATGTTCTCTCTTTTTTTAAAGCACAATCGTCGAGTAATATCCTGCTCGGCCGAGTAGATTCGCCACAACTACGAAGTAGATTTGTAATTGGACTAAAGATAAGATATCGGATAAGAGGGGGAAAAAAACGCGAGTGTATCTTATCGTGGTATTTCTGTTTGTTCTCGGTGATTAAGAGGCGATGGCGCTTCAGTTCGCGAGCGTTCACCATTCGACACAGTGTAGGAACACGCGACGAATTCACCGATTGCAACGACAGTCATTCGGAAGAAGATTGTTCTACGATATTAGTACAGTGTCGCGCGTCGAATCCGGTCGCTTTACCTTGACTATGCGTGTCGTAGATTTCAGTAGATTCCGTGACTGCGGGCGTGGGCGCAGGAGCGTCATCGTTCTTCTTCATAAGTGCCTGTGTCGCATATAAAAGAAGCATAAGTGCACCGAGCTGTATTGCAACGCTTCAATCAGTGAACATTTCTGTTTTAGATAAGGAAGCGCTACCTGCGCGATAATGGAAGCCACCTTCTCGTTGTCCACGGACGCGTGTATGCGTTTATTTTTCAAATGATGCGGAGTGTCTCTACGGTGAAGCCTGTTGGGTCTGTTAGCGTCGCCGGCAGATTCGTAGTCGGCTCCTTCGGCTATGGAAAATTCAACGTGTCTCTGTCCCTCTTCGCTTTCCGACTCGTCATCCTCCTTATCGTTCCTGTCCTTCGACTCCGATACGTCGGTCCTCGCGTTCTGCCGAGATATGGAGAACAACGTCAATTGtaaacaaacaaataaaataaataaatcgatCTATCACCGATGCAACCACATACCGCGTACGTATCTGTAGCATATTGATTAGGAATCACTTCTGGCTCGACGCTCGATTGAACATCCTCGCTACCGTCCGCTCCAGGTACGTTCTGCGCTTCCTCGTTCTCAACGGACTCGGGTTTCGCTGGCTCCTGTTCCGAGGTGTCCAAATCCAAGTCGTTGCCTTGTCCAAATATATCGTTCTCGGCCTTGTCCAGGCCGAACGTCTGAGACACGTCCTGAAAGAACAACGCCACGTTCTCAGAGTGCTTAGACAaacagacggacactttacAGCGTCGAGTTCCACGAAGAAGTTACCTGCTCGTCGGTAGACGCGGACCGGCTGTCGCTCTTCCCTTTACTGAACAGTTTGTGAGCTTTGGCTTTCAGTTCTTTCGGGTGCGGCGTGTTCTGTCGCACGAACGGCGTCTGAAATATAACGGCAAAGGGCGTTGCGTGAGCGTGTCAGCGGCAGAGAGCGACAAAGCGACAGAACGAAAGGGGTGACACGTGGTTTTCTTAGGTGCGTGAATAAGACACTATCGTTTCGTTTCTTAGTTGGTGTAATTATCATACAGCGAGTCGTACAGGTAAGAACGTCGCCAACAGCACGTCAGGTACCACAGTAGCGTCCGAAACTTGGACCTAATGAATCTAGGAGCGCTTATTAGCAGCTTGCTCACCTCCTTATCAGTTTCCGGAGCTTCGTCCGTGAACTTGACGGAATGAGTTCGCGATGCTTCCTTTTCTTGCCAGCCCTCGTCGTCGCTGCTTCGAAAATCGCCGGCCTCGATGGCTGAACAAATTCAAATCGATGTCAGACACACAGATGGCGAAAGCAACAACAGTCGGGATTATATCGACGCACTAACCATCAGGATGGACTTCTAATTGCGGCAGCAGGAAACAGGTCAACACTTCCTGTTCCGTTTCCTCGTCGATGTCGGTTTGAAACGTGAGCATCGGCTGAGCTTGGTTCTCGCTAAGCCACACCGCCTTCAGGTTCAAATTAATCAACGAGTATGGCAAGTATTGTAATCTACGGGACAGAAACACCGTTGTTAATCCTGGCGACGCCGGAGAAACCGGAGCGCGATCATCAACGAGAGAAAGAAATCGTCGCGTACTTGTTACCGGATACATCAAGGACGTGCAGGGCCGTGCACTGTCCAATCTCGGGCGGAAGATACTGCAGTTTATTGTTCCTTAAAAATAGTACGCCCAACTTCTTCAAGTTCCCTGAGGACAAACGAACGATGCTGTTATTACGCTGTACTGGAACACAATTTTTCTCCGATTCCCTTACCGATCTCGAGCGGCAACGATTTCAACTTGTTCTCGTCCACgttcaaattatttaaattatgaaGTCTCCCTATAGTTACAGGCAGTTCTAATAGATAATTTATAGTAAGAATTAACTCCTGCAGATTCTCGCACCTGGTGGACAGAAAAGGTACCACTGTAATCTGTCGTTTCGAAGCGACGCACAGTGGACTGGACTAACGCGTCGAATCCGCAGTCgtggaaaattggaaaattcaaTTTCGCCCACGGAAAACAGGTTTCCAAACCACTGTGCGTTTTAAAGAGAGGTGCAAACATGATCTCTTCTCACCTGCCTATGTTCGAATTTAAAGTAGATAGCCTATTCTGATCGACCTTGAGAATCGTCAGCTTTTTAAGCTGCCCCAGGCCGTCGGGTAACTTCTCGATGATGTTCTGCGATAAATACAGGTCCGTTAACGACTCCAGACCGCCGATCTCCTCGGGCAAGTCTTCCAGACGGTTCTCGGAGACGTCCAAGCACGCGAGCGTCTTCAACTCGCCGATCTCCGGCGGCAAGTGTTGCAACCCGTTATGATCCAACCATAATTCCTGCAACGCCGGCAAGCTGCCTATGTGCGGCGACTGAAATGGAAACAGGAAGACGGTCAGGAACCCGTGGGTTTCTCTTTTGGAATGTTCCAGTAACGATTTCCTCGACGTTAGAACCACCGGGTGGCCAGGAAGACGGAAATGGTTCCACTGGAATTTCAATCTCTTGCTGTGTAATTATCAGGTCAAACTGGAAAGTGTTATTTGTAAGgtagcttacaaaaatgaccgCGTGTCTGAATAAgcgatttttattgcaatatgctgttaaataaagaaattttcgcGATCATCCTCCATGAAACGATTTTTCTAACTTCGATAAGAACGAGAACCGGTCGTTCGAGTAACTTTAGCGTAAACAAGGTCCTCAGTAGTGGACTATAGAGAATAATTACAAAGGTACGAATCCGAAGTCGGTGGTTTTGAAAGAAATTTTCGCGATCATCctccatgaaattatttttctaacTTCGATAAGAACGAGAACCGGTCGTTTGAGAGGAATTTTCGCGATCATCTTCCATTAAATGATTTTTCTAACTTCGATAAGAACTAGGACCGGTCGATTGAGAGGAATTTTCGCGATCATCCTCCATGAAACGATTTTTATAACTTCGATAAGAACAAGAACCGGTCATTCGAGTAGCTTTTGTGCGAACAAGGTCCTTGGTAGTGGACTATGGAGAATAATTGCAAACGCTGCGAAGTGGGTCGTTTCGAGACTCCACCGGTGGTTCTAGTGTTCGAGCTCGCTGTACCAGTTCGTCGATCTCATTGTAGCCAAGATCCAGCCGTTCCAATTTATAAAGTTGCGACAGCGATTCCGGCAACGATTTCAGATAGTTCTCCCTGAGCTCCAGCGACTGCAATGCCTCCAGACTACGAGCAAACAAGAAGAACAAGGTAGTCGAGTATACAACAGAATTCGACGAGAAATGCAACATAATTATAAAGGATCGTTACCATCCGATATCGGGCGGTAGATTCGTTAGGGACATGTCATTGAGCCCCAGAACGGTTAGGTTCCTCAACTGCACGAAGCCTGCCGGGAGCCTGTAAGGATGATCGTGCATGTATTATTTTATTCCGAGGTGAAACGTCGATGGAGAAGAATGAACGCACCTTAAAATTGGATTGCTACTGAAGTCCGCGACCTGCAACGCCCGTAGATTCTTGATGTTCTCGGGAATGTCTTCTATGTCTGCAATAAATATGACTAAATCATTCTCCGTCGGTTTTGGGCGTGTAGAAGTATCGGTGCAAGGACAACGCGAGTCATCGACTTCCGGCTCGCTTTATCGCGAGATAAGGCTACAATTTTATCGACAAGTTTATCCGTTGCAGTCAAGATTGCTCGACATATTACGCGTCGAGAGCTGGGAGGGTTAGAATAAGTTGTAGGTACGTGGAAAATTCAGAGattgccatttaacaataaataatgatattaTTGAGCCTCGCATTCTCATGATCTCGTGTGTGGAAAATTGAGAATTTCCCATTTcacaataaataattatattaataagctTCAAATTCATGATCTTGCAGAACGGAATTTACTCGACAATATTAAGCTTCGATAGCTGGGAGGTGTAGGACAAGTTGTAATTGCGTGAAAATACAGAGATTGCCATTAAATAATGATATTATTGAGCCTCACATTCTCAGGATCTCGTGCgtggaaaattgagaaattccCATTTcacaataaataattatattaatacgcTTCAAATTGCTTTTTCCGTAGTCTTGTGTATTGGTCGACACAATATTAAGCTTCGAAAGCTGGAACGAGTAGAATAAGTTGTGGGTACGTGGAAAATTCAGAGATTaccatttaacaataaataatgatatcATCAAGCCTCGCATTCATGATCTAGTGCGTGGAAAATTGAGAAGCTcccatttaacaataaataattatattaataagctTCAAATTGCTTTTTTCATGATCTTGTGTATTGTTCGACAATACTAAGCTTCGAAAgctggggaggggggggggggtaagaaCCAGTAGTAGCTGCGGGGAAAATTCAGAGATCGCCATTTAACTTATGAGAACTTGAAATTCCTAATCTCCCCAATGACGTCGTAATGTCCGATAAATTTTCAGGATCGATCAGCGAGATCGATAAAAACGACTAGAATATTTCGTACCGGTTCCGGTGGTCCAATTCGGCGGAGTTATGCGGCGACCCTAATCGCGAGTTCCCGCATCGAAAAACGGTCTTCTGCAGTGCAGCGGCTTTATTCATTAAATTCCAGAGCCTCGGCAGCAGGGACGGCAGGAATGCGGTGTGATCTCATACAACAGAGAGCGTCCCGCATTCTTATGCAATGCCGGTGTTTAGCCGGTCATTTTTCGCGAAACCATTCGTCATCTGTTGCCAAAGCGGCGACATTACAGCACCGGCTTCCTGTAATGCCGACGAGTTAAGCGCCTGCGTGTCGTTGCGTGCGTTAATTACGCAACGCGATTGGATAGGGTGTCGATTCGACGAGATTGCGAGTCGCTTCCGGTCGGTTTGttcgacgatcgatcgatccgctTCTGGATCCCGGCGATCCAGACGCGGTCTCTTCGAAATCGATCCGTTCAACCCTCTGATAACACTGTGAAATTTATTGCTactaatcctttgcactcggtaaacattattcaaaatattgtttacattacacaaaatattgtaaacattattcgaaatattgtttacattattaaatatatcg
This genomic window contains:
- the LOC143217089 gene encoding protein lap4-like isoform X1, with product MFRCIPMFKGCNRQVEYIDKRHCSLTSIPDDILRYSRTLEELLLDANHICDLPENFFRLQRLRKLGLSDNEIRVLPPHIQNFESLVELDVSRNNIEDIPENIKNLRALQVADFSSNPILRLPAGFVQLRNLTVLGLNDMSLTNLPPDIGCLEALQSLELRENYLKSLPESLSQLYKLERLDLGYNEIDELSPHIGSLPALQELWLDHNGLQHLPPEIGELKTLACLDVSENRLEDLPEEIGGLESLTDLYLSQNIIEKLPDGLGQLKKLTILKVDQNRLSTLNSNIGRCENLQELILTINYLLELPVTIGRLHNLNNLNVDENKLKSLPLEIGNLKKLGVLFLRNNKLQYLPPEIGQCTALHVLDVSGNKLQYLPYSLINLNLKAVWLSENQAQPMLTFQTDIDEETEQEVLTCFLLPQLEVHPDAIEAGDFRSSDDEGWQEKEASRTHSVKFTDEAPETDKETPFVRQNTPHPKELKAKAHKLFSKGKSDSRSASTDEQDVSQTFGLDKAENDIFGQGNDLDLDTSEQEPAKPESVENEEAQNVPGADGSEDVQSSVEPEVIPNQYATDTYANARTDVSESKDRNDKEDDESESEEGQRHVEFSIAEGADYESAGDANRPNRLHRRDTPHHLKNKRIHASVDNEKVASIIAQALMKKNDDAPAPTPAVTESTEIYDTHSQGATSDAEPTIEVREEQYEIHIERTTGGLGLSIAGGIGSTPFKGDDEGIFISRVTEGGPADLAGLEVDDKVLSVNGVSVVNVGHYDAVEVLKACGNVLVLVVQREVTRIVPPYEQTSSRKDSVCSSLSTSRAPSATSHVSSTGLPHNLENGDASLPHDGIKSKKIPEPISTVKASSEPMVSVLVHTTLIRDQNGLGFSIAGGEGSPPLKDNSDAIYISRITDGGVAQKDGKLMVGDKVISINGVEMKGAKHEQAVALLTGLERFVRLVVEREIPVSQANASIVVTPSEKSPRVIGAPKPYTGLYNANSYIANRPGYTIRRSIDADRALSPSPTAKTPPPMKIENADVPKMNGVTESGNIKHASSISPSPTNSQPHPQPAPRHSISQPTITMSTTASTTPTPTTEPRSTSPQEDIQVPKPITNEEFQAMIPAHFLRPPTSSPSPDFHQGPIVTVTIKQPDNLPGDVNFPPAPTTLGKVTETITKSTLTETVVTRVTDNQLVQPVIIEDVVLVKEGSLGFSIIGGTDHSCTPFGAKEPGIFISHVVPGGIAAKSGKLRMGDRILKVNGTDVTKATHQEAVMELLRPGDQIVLTVQHDPLPDNYQLVEIEYIPVTELVITKEPGEKLGMHIKGGLRGQKGNPMDHTDEGVFISKINSGGAAKRDGRLKVGMRLLEVNGTSLLGATHQEAVNILRCSGNTITLVVCKGYDKSEVEPLFPVVDGRESKESKTSKDSKDPSADGNKSLSQSVSSLDRDDEEAATLRQEQEMKAELVAWEQEERERALIEHREKSTPEKVLDVVRAAESLVSKSNSPVDMVPPKSPGGTKDLKTTTIVMSKHTLAPQNTNSLRKERAGTPVDYPSSKSQVSASTLPSPRKKSSIPKRSITFADLPPLSKESTDHSPPINKEKLMSEPTPPPTGVSSHKRVSYQIPAETRTRFKLPPTPLTAPEPARHLGTSTSFSKPQNARSVGGNNQVELSPTTSPTPPLVKMSVSDKKKLFESAMEEHLKPSPKTDKVFSFLSQDEVEKMKQEEEKKIATLTRDELKSWAQLDENEGLEDLEESLEDRDNRRPNSRLSSRSSIPILQNLPSSVRTAKAERRLKERLVQEGIVSDEDEEDHLSPAEQRALRAEKRAAWRQARLKSLEQDALQAQIVIKKMSEMMDTTQNKTDTAADSTDDVSPVLEPEKPADFATTLRPSSADFPKLAVRSKVGPPKEIRESEKVVDEKVTRRTEEYVDEVTGERRVRTVEYVEKLIERQVETLREKIISLELSNAEDEIESITGTGASECESESEEITEKSSAVSTPQEKTETILTTSATEGAAPKISANTIVTSKKKKRKRSKKGRH
- the LOC143217089 gene encoding protein lap4-like isoform X3, producing the protein MFRCIPMFKGCNRQVEYIDKRHCSLTSIPDDILRYSRTLEELLLDANHICDLPENFFRLQRLRKLGLSDNEIRVLPPHIQNFESLVELDVSRNNIEDIPENIKNLRALQVADFSSNPILRLPAGFVQLRNLTVLGLNDMSLTNLPPDIGCLEALQSLELRENYLKSLPESLSQLYKLERLDLGYNEIDELSPHIGSLPALQELWLDHNGLQHLPPEIGELKTLACLDVSENRLEDLPEEIGGLESLTDLYLSQNIIEKLPDGLGQLKKLTILKVDQNRLSTLNSNIGRCENLQELILTINYLLELPVTIGRLHNLNNLNVDENKLKSLPLEIGNLKKLGVLFLRNNKLQYLPPEIGQCTALHVLDVSGNKLQYLPYSLINLNLKAVWLSENQAQPMLTFQTDIDEETEQEVLTCFLLPQLEVHPDAIEAGDFRSSDDEGWQEKEASRTHSVKFTDEAPETDKETPFVRQNTPHPKELKAKAHKLFSKGKSDSRSASTDEQDVSQTFGLDKAENDIFGQGNDLDLDTSEQEPAKPESVENEEAQNVPGADGSEDVQSSVEPEVIPNQYATDTYANARTDVSESKDRNDKEDDESESEEGQRHVEFSIAEGADYESAGDANRPNRLHRRDTPHHLKNKRIHASVDNEKVASIIAQALMKKNDDAPAPTPAVTESTEIYDTHSQGATSDAEPTIEVREEQYEIHIERTTGGLGLSIAGGIGSTPFKGDDEGIFISRVTEGGPADLAGLEVDDKVLSVNGVSVVNVGHYDAVEVLKACGNVLVLVVQREVTRIVPPYEQTSSRKDSVCSSLSTSRAPSATSHVSSTGLPHNLENGDASLPHDGIKSKKIPEPISTVKASSEPMVSVLVHTTLIRDQNGLGFSIAGGEGSPPLKDNSDAIYISRITDGGVAQKDGKLMVGDKVISINGVEMKGAKHEQAVALLTGLERFVRLVVEREIPVSQANASIVVTPSEKSPRVIGAPKPYTGLYNANSYIANRPGYTIRRSIDADRALSPSPTAKTPPPMKIENADVPKMNGVTESGNIKHASSISPSPTNSQPHPQPAPRHSISQPTITMSTTASTTPTPTTEPRSTSPQEDIQVPKPITNEEFQAMIPAHFLRPPTSSPSPDFHQGPIVTVTIKQPDNLPGDVNFPPAPTTLGKVTETITKSTLTETVVTRVTDNQLVQPVIIEDVVLVKEGSLGFSIIGGTDHSCTPFGAKEPGIFISHVVPGGIAAKSGKLRMGDRILKVNGTDVTKATHQEAVMELLRPGDQIVLTVQHDPLPDNYQLVEIEYIPVTELVITKEPGEKLGMHIKGGLRGQKGNPMDHTDEGVFISKINSGGAAKRDGRLKVGMRLLEVNGTSLLGATHQEAVNILRCSGNTITLVVCKGYDKSEVEPLFPVVDGRESKESKTSKDSKDPSADGNKSLSQSVSSLDRDDEEAATLRQEQEMKAELVAWEQEERERALIEHREKSTPEKVLDVVRAAESLVSKSNSPVDMVPPKSPGGTKDLKTTTIVMSKHTLAPQNTNSLRKERAGTPVDYPSSKSQVSASTLPSPRKKSSIPKRSITFADLPPLSKESTDHSPPINKEKLMSEPTPPPTGVSSHKRVSYQIPAETRTRFKLPPTPLTAPEPARHLGTSTSFSKPQNARSVGGNNQVELSPTTSPTPPLVKMSVSDKKKLFESAMEEHLKPSPKTDKVFSFLSQDEVEKMKQEEEKKIATLTRDELKSWAQLDENEGLEDLEESLEDRDNRRPNSRLSSRSSIPILQNLPSSVRTAKAERRLKERLVQEGIVSDEDEEDHLSPAEQRALRAEKRAAWRQARLKSLEQDALQAQIVIKKMSEMMDTTQNKTDTAADSTDDVSPVLEPEKPADVETLREKIISLELSNAEDEIESITGTGASECESESEEITEKSSAVSTPQEKTETILTTSATEGAAPKISANTIVTSKKKKRKRSKKGRH
- the LOC143217089 gene encoding protein lap4-like isoform X4, with protein sequence MFRCIPMFKGCNRQVEYIDKRHCSLTSIPDDILRYSRTLEELLLDANHICDLPENFFRLQRLRKLGLSDNEIRVLPPHIQNFESLVELDVSRNNIEDIPENIKNLRALQVADFSSNPILRLPAGFVQLRNLTVLGLNDMSLTNLPPDIGCLEALQSLELRENYLKSLPESLSQLYKLERLDLGYNEIDELSPHIGSLPALQELWLDHNGLQHLPPEIGELKTLACLDVSENRLEDLPEEIGGLESLTDLYLSQNIIEKLPDGLGQLKKLTILKVDQNRLSTLNSNIGRCENLQELILTINYLLELPVTIGRLHNLNNLNVDENKLKSLPLEIGNLKKLGVLFLRNNKLQYLPPEIGQCTALHVLDVSGNKLQYLPYSLINLNLKAVWLSENQAQPMLTFQTDIDEETEQEVLTCFLLPQLEVHPDAIEAGDFRSSDDEGWQEKEASRTHSVKFTDEAPETDKETPFVRQNTPHPKELKAKAHKLFSKGKSDSRSASTDEQDVSQTFGLDKAENDIFGQGNDLDLDTSEQEPAKPESVENEEAQNVPGADGSEDVQSSVEPEVIPNQYATDTYANARTDVSESKDRNDKEDDESESEEGQRHVEFSIAEGADYESAGDANRPNRLHRRDTPHHLKNKRIHASVDNEKVASIIAQALMKKNDDAPAPTPAVTESTEIYDTHSQGATSDAEPTIEVREEQYEIHIERTTGGLGLSIAGGIGSTPFKGDDEGIFISRVTEGGPADLAGLEVDDKVLSVNGVSVVNVGHYDAVEVLKACGNVLVLVVQREVTRIVPPYEQTSSRKDSVCSSLSTSRAPSATSHVSSTGLPHNLENGDASLPHDGIKSKKIPEPISTVKASSEPMVSVLVHTTLIRDQNGLGFSIAGGEGSPPLKDNSDAIYISRITDGGVAQKDGKLMVGDKVISINGVEMKGAKHEQAVALLTGLERFVRLVVEREIPVSQANASIVVTPSEKSPRVIGAPKPYTGLYNANSYIANRPGYTIRRSIDADRALSPSPTAKTPPPMKIENADVPKMNGVTESGNIKHASSISPSPTNSQPHPQPAPRHSISQPTITMSTTASTTPTPTTEPRSTSPQEDIQDVVLVKEGSLGFSIIGGTDHSCTPFGAKEPGIFISHVVPGGIAAKSGKLRMGDRILKVNGTDVTKATHQEAVMELLRPGDQIVLTVQHDPLPDNYQLVEIEYIPVTELVITKEPGEKLGMHIKGGLRGQKGNPMDHTDEGVFISKINSGGAAKRDGRLKVGMRLLEVNGTSLLGATHQEAVNILRCSGNTITLVVCKGYDKSEVEPLFPVVDGRESKESKTSKDSKDPSADGNKSLSQSVSSLDRDDEEAATLRQEQEMKAELVAWEQEERERALIEHREKSTPEKVLDVVRAAESLVSKSNSPVDMVPPKSPGGTKDLKTTTIVMSKHTLAPQNTNSLRKERAGTPVDYPSSKSQVSASTLPSPRKKSSIPKRSITFADLPPLSKESTDHSPPINKEKLMSEPTPPPTGVSSHKRVSYQIPAETRTRFKLPPTPLTAPEPARHLGTSTSFSKPQNARSVGGNNQVELSPTTSPTPPLVKMSVSDKKKLFESAMEEHLKPSPKTDKVFSFLSQDEVEKMKQEEEKKIATLTRDELKSWAQLDENEGLEDLEESLEDRDNRRPNSRLSSRSSIPILQNLPSSVRTAKAERRLKERLVQEGIVSDEDEEDHLSPAEQRALRAEKRAAWRQARLKSLEQDALQAQIVIKKMSEMMDTTQNKTDTAADSTDDVSPVLEPEKPADFATTLRPSSADFPKLAVRSKVGPPKEIRESEKVVDEKVTRRTEEYVDEVTGERRVRTVEYVEKLIERQVETLREKIISLELSNAEDEIESITGTGASECESESEEITEKSSAVSTPQEKTETILTTSATEGAAPKISANTIVTSKKKKRKRSKKGRH